One genomic segment of Brassica napus cultivar Da-Ae chromosome A3, Da-Ae, whole genome shotgun sequence includes these proteins:
- the LOC106385072 gene encoding transcription factor TCP17, whose translation MRTNSMGIKQEGDNQYQATSLSSLRQNPRIVRASRIFGGKDRHSKVCTVRGLRDRRIRLSATTAIQLYDLQERLGLSQPSKVIDWLLQAAQNDVAMLPPLQFPPGFHPNLTAAAAAGESFPGIFESFDLGSCSSRTDTTQREGLNLESHGFDIDHHFFSNSNHRDKLYFPSSSSCHYNLGQLQQSLLDQSGNVTVALSNNNNLNPQTVETMSSLFPRYPLFLEGGDHQLQLFSSNSNSSKQTDHVE comes from the coding sequence ATGAGAACCAACTCAATGGGAATAAAACAAGAAGGCGATAATCAATATCAAGCCACTTCTTTGTCTTCGTTGAGGCAAAATCCGAGAATCGTGAGAGCCTCGAGAATATTCGGAGGCAAAGACAGACACAGCAAAGTGTGCACAGTTCGTGGTCTTCGAGACAGGAGGATACGATTGTCGGCTACGACAGCGATTCAGCTCTACGACCTTCAAGAACGATTAGGGCTAAGTCAGCCTAGCAAAGTCATTGACTGGCTCTTACAAGCTGCTCAAAACGACGTCGCTATGCTTCCCCCTTTGCAATTCCCACCTGGTTTTCACCCTAATCTCACCGCCGCCGCAGCCGCTGGAGAATCTTTCCCCGGGATCTTTGAGAGTTTCGACCTTGGAAGCTGCTCATCAAGAACTGATACGACCCAGAGAGAAGGTTTGAATCTTGAGAGTCATGGGTTTGATATTGATCATCATTTTTTCTCGAACTCAAACCATAGAGACAAACTTTATTTCCCTAGCAGCAGTTCTTGTCATTACAACCTCGGACAACTCCAACAGTCACTTCTGGACCAATCTGGCAACGTTACTGTCGCATTGTCCAATAATAATAATCTCAATCCACAGACGGTGGAAACTATGAGCTCTCTATTTCCGAGATACCCTTTGTTTCTAGAGGGTGGTGATCATCAACTTCAACTGTTTAGCTCAAACTCGAACTCCTCCAAGCAAACAGATCATGTCGAGTAG
- the LOC106385025 gene encoding syntaxin-132 isoform X2: protein MNDLLKGSFELPRGQSSREGDVELGEQGAADQGLDDFFKKVQDIDKQYEKLNKLLKKLQAAHEESKAVTKAPAMKAIKKKMEKDVDEVGSIARFIKGKLEELDRENLANRQKPGCGKGSGVDRSRTATTLSLKKKLKDKMAEFQVLRENIQQEYREVVDRRVFTVTGQRADEDTIDELIETGNSEQIFQKAIQEQGRGQVMDTLAEIQERHDAVRDLEKKLLDLQQIFMDMAVLVDAQGEMLDNIESQVSSAVDHVQSGNTALQRAKSLQKNSRKWMCIAIIILLIVVAVIVVGVLKPWKDKKA, encoded by the exons ATGAACGATCTTCTAAAG GGTTCGTTTGAGCTTCCAAGGGGTCAATCTTCTAGAGAAGGGGATGTGGAGCTAGGGGAACAAGGAGCAGCAGATCAAGGATTAGATGATTTCttcaaaaag GTTCAAGATATTGACAAACAATATGAAAAGCTCAATAAGCTTCTAAAGAAACTTCAG GCTGCTCATGAGGAGTCCAAGGCTGTGACCAAAGCTCCCGCCATGAAGG CaataaagaagaaaatggaaaaaGACGTTGATGAAGTGGGAAGTATAGCTCGTTTCATTAAGGGGAAACTCGAGGAGCTGGACAGAGAG AACTTGGCAAATAGACAAAAACCTGGGTGCGGGAAAGGATCTGGTGTGGATCGATCAAGAACAGCGACCACACT TTCcttgaagaagaagctaaaaGACAAGATGGCCGAGTTTCAG GTTCTAAGAGAAAACATCCAACAAGAGTACCGCGAGGTTGTTGACAGGCGTGTTTTTACAG TAACTGGACAGCGAGCGGATGAAGAT acaATTGATGAGTTGATTGAAACTGGAAACAGCGAACAGATCTTCCAGAAAGCGATTCAGGAGCAAGGAAGAGGACAG GTAATGGACACATTGGCGGAGATTCAAGAACGTCATGATGCTGTCAGAGACTTGGAAAAGAAACTTCTTGACTTACAACAA ATTTTCATGGATATGGCAGTTTTGGTTGACGCACAAGGAGAGATGCTTGACAACATTGAATCTCAG GTGTCAAGTGCAGTAGATCACGTGCAATCGGGAAACACGGCTCTCCAAAGAGCAAAGAGCTTACAAaagaactcaagaaaatggaTGTGTATTGCAATCATCATCCTTCTCATTGTTGTTGCTGTGAT
- the LOC106385025 gene encoding syntaxin-132 isoform X1, with product MNDLLKGSFELPRGQSSREGDVELGEQGAADQGLDDFFKKVQDIDKQYEKLNKLLKKLQAAHEESKAVTKAPAMKAIKKKMEKDVDEVGSIARFIKGKLEELDRENLANRQKPGCGKGSGVDRSRTATTLSLKKKLKDKMAEFQVLRENIQQEYREVVDRRVFTGMYVIYVMRLLYFSFSYVSVLLFLCVFSIALVTGQRADEDTIDELIETGNSEQIFQKAIQEQGRGQVMDTLAEIQERHDAVRDLEKKLLDLQQIFMDMAVLVDAQGEMLDNIESQVSSAVDHVQSGNTALQRAKSLQKNSRKWMCIAIIILLIVVAVIVVGVLKPWKDKKA from the exons ATGAACGATCTTCTAAAG GGTTCGTTTGAGCTTCCAAGGGGTCAATCTTCTAGAGAAGGGGATGTGGAGCTAGGGGAACAAGGAGCAGCAGATCAAGGATTAGATGATTTCttcaaaaag GTTCAAGATATTGACAAACAATATGAAAAGCTCAATAAGCTTCTAAAGAAACTTCAG GCTGCTCATGAGGAGTCCAAGGCTGTGACCAAAGCTCCCGCCATGAAGG CaataaagaagaaaatggaaaaaGACGTTGATGAAGTGGGAAGTATAGCTCGTTTCATTAAGGGGAAACTCGAGGAGCTGGACAGAGAG AACTTGGCAAATAGACAAAAACCTGGGTGCGGGAAAGGATCTGGTGTGGATCGATCAAGAACAGCGACCACACT TTCcttgaagaagaagctaaaaGACAAGATGGCCGAGTTTCAG GTTCTAAGAGAAAACATCCAACAAGAGTACCGCGAGGTTGTTGACAGGCGTGTTTTTACAGGTATGTATGTTATTTATGTTATGAGATTGCTTTACTTTTCCTTTTCTTACGTCTCCGTCTTATTGTTTCTGTGTGTGTTTTCAATTGCATTAGTAACTGGACAGCGAGCGGATGAAGAT acaATTGATGAGTTGATTGAAACTGGAAACAGCGAACAGATCTTCCAGAAAGCGATTCAGGAGCAAGGAAGAGGACAG GTAATGGACACATTGGCGGAGATTCAAGAACGTCATGATGCTGTCAGAGACTTGGAAAAGAAACTTCTTGACTTACAACAA ATTTTCATGGATATGGCAGTTTTGGTTGACGCACAAGGAGAGATGCTTGACAACATTGAATCTCAG GTGTCAAGTGCAGTAGATCACGTGCAATCGGGAAACACGGCTCTCCAAAGAGCAAAGAGCTTACAAaagaactcaagaaaatggaTGTGTATTGCAATCATCATCCTTCTCATTGTTGTTGCTGTGAT